One stretch of Bosea vaviloviae DNA includes these proteins:
- a CDS encoding Pls/PosA family non-ribosomal peptide synthetase: protein MNDISNLSAKTAVMGAQPLATLAGEKRPDLIRDEVLGDIFAATVAARGGETALRDGARRLSYAEVWAAAGRQARGLALAGVGPGDMVGLWMPRGIDLLITQIAITRSGAAWVPFDAEAPVERIAVCLKDAEAKGLVTSADWQSRAAGTGRTVWSPEDLAARDDGAEMPARAVGLSKDHPAYLIYTSGSTGTPKAIVISHRNICHFLRSGNAFYGFGPDDVVFQGASVAFDLSMEEIWTPYLVGAALYVASPETMGDAEKLPALLTEAGVTVIDTVPTLLGILSSDVPSLRLILLGGEALPPAIVQKWSQPGRRILNTYGPTEATVVATAAEVRPGEVVTIGQPIANYTAYIVNEAMQLVGPGEQGELLIGGPGVAKGYHGRPELTAEKFIANPFGGIDDPVLYRSGDAVSLDADSNIVFHGRIDDQIKIRGFRVELGEIESKLADEPGVNQAAVVLRSDDEIERLVAFVVAEPGVAVDGAALRAALRDKLPPYMVPAHFEAVGSLPRMVSGKVDRKMLKAAPLTAPSAAGEQEPPRNATEAALLDAAKRVLGAASLPLDADFFLDLGGHSLLAARFISIVRETPAYAGITLQDVYGARTLRGMAALLDGRGIAEVQDLSFTPPPFLRRFLCGLAQAVVLPIIIGLSTAQWLGIFVTYMIMSGEDLSLTGQVFALLGVYVAITIVTGLIAIALKWIVLGRTKPGVYPLWGVYYFRWWFAARVAGLVHIKWLQGTPVMRFYWRLLGAKVGRDVIISDYEAGAIDLIEIGEGTALGSKTTFANGEAIGDKLILGKISIGKDVSAGASVVFGHGSVIGDHAEICDLSAIPPGTHVGEAEIWDGTPARKTGMVDLASLPPQAQASTRRRAAMTAFYIAMLIVLPPVSLLPIFPAFWLFDQIDDWVASWSEISYLWYLPILTWPTAIGLIAFTVLLMAGLRWVILPRVTSGSYSIHSGFYARKWTVALATEVTLETLSSLFATIYMRAWYRIMGARIGQGAEISTNLSGRYDLTGIGAGNFIADEVVFGDEDMRRGYMRLDMTRTGDQVFVGNDAVVPPGAVIPDRVLIGIKSKPPANELMQAGDTWFGSPPIRLPTRQKVDLGADWTYKPSLRKQFARGAFEALHTSFPAMLFITFGTIAVDLVLQREINHQDWLGLAVSFTAVAMVIAITQALICAAIKWLMMGVYRPVMKPMWSWWAMRTEAVAVLYWGLGGKVLFDYLRGTPFLPWFLMLFGAKFGKGCWLDTTDITEFDCVKMGDFCTINAHSALQTHLYEDRVMKVGRVHLGKGVCVGAGATVLYDTHVGDYAQIGLLTVIMKGENLPAHTRWEGAPAVPAKAPAGH, encoded by the coding sequence ATGAACGACATCAGCAATTTGTCGGCAAAGACGGCCGTGATGGGCGCGCAGCCGCTCGCGACCCTGGCGGGCGAGAAGCGCCCGGATCTGATCCGAGACGAGGTGCTGGGCGACATCTTCGCCGCGACCGTCGCAGCGCGCGGCGGCGAGACGGCCTTGCGCGATGGCGCGCGACGTTTGAGCTATGCCGAGGTCTGGGCCGCCGCAGGGCGGCAGGCGCGGGGCCTGGCCCTGGCGGGCGTCGGTCCCGGCGACATGGTCGGCCTGTGGATGCCGCGCGGCATCGATCTCCTGATCACGCAGATCGCGATCACGCGTTCAGGCGCGGCCTGGGTGCCGTTCGACGCCGAGGCGCCGGTGGAGCGGATCGCCGTTTGCCTGAAGGACGCCGAGGCCAAGGGCCTCGTCACCTCCGCGGATTGGCAGAGCAGGGCAGCGGGCACGGGCCGCACGGTCTGGAGCCCCGAGGATCTGGCGGCTCGCGACGACGGCGCCGAGATGCCGGCGCGGGCAGTCGGCCTGAGCAAGGACCACCCCGCCTATCTGATCTACACCTCCGGCTCGACGGGTACGCCCAAGGCGATCGTCATCAGCCATCGCAATATCTGCCATTTCCTGCGCTCGGGGAACGCCTTCTACGGCTTCGGTCCCGACGACGTCGTGTTCCAGGGCGCTTCGGTCGCCTTCGACCTGTCGATGGAGGAGATCTGGACGCCCTATCTGGTCGGCGCGGCTCTCTATGTTGCGAGCCCCGAGACCATGGGCGATGCGGAAAAACTCCCGGCTCTGCTGACCGAGGCCGGCGTGACCGTGATCGACACGGTGCCGACCCTGCTCGGCATCCTGTCCTCGGACGTGCCTTCGCTCAGGCTGATCCTGCTCGGCGGCGAGGCCCTGCCGCCGGCGATCGTCCAGAAATGGTCGCAGCCGGGACGGCGCATCCTCAACACCTATGGCCCGACCGAGGCGACCGTGGTCGCGACCGCGGCCGAGGTCAGGCCGGGCGAGGTCGTGACGATCGGGCAGCCGATCGCCAACTACACCGCCTATATCGTCAATGAGGCGATGCAGCTGGTCGGCCCCGGCGAGCAGGGCGAATTGCTGATCGGCGGCCCCGGCGTCGCCAAGGGCTATCATGGTCGCCCCGAGCTGACGGCCGAGAAGTTCATCGCCAATCCCTTCGGCGGGATCGACGACCCGGTGCTCTATCGCTCCGGCGATGCGGTCAGCCTTGATGCCGACAGCAATATCGTCTTCCACGGCCGCATCGACGATCAGATCAAGATCCGCGGCTTCCGGGTCGAGCTCGGCGAGATCGAGTCGAAGCTCGCCGATGAGCCGGGCGTCAATCAGGCCGCCGTGGTGCTGCGCAGCGATGACGAGATCGAGCGGCTCGTCGCCTTCGTCGTAGCCGAGCCAGGCGTGGCGGTTGACGGCGCGGCCTTGCGCGCAGCGCTGCGAGACAAGCTGCCGCCCTATATGGTGCCGGCGCATTTCGAGGCTGTGGGCTCGCTGCCGCGCATGGTCTCCGGCAAGGTCGATCGCAAGATGCTCAAGGCGGCGCCGCTGACGGCGCCGAGCGCGGCCGGCGAGCAGGAGCCGCCGCGCAATGCGACGGAAGCGGCGCTGCTGGACGCCGCCAAGCGCGTGCTGGGCGCGGCCAGCCTGCCGCTCGACGCCGATTTCTTCTTGGATCTCGGCGGTCACTCGCTGCTGGCCGCGCGCTTCATCTCGATCGTGCGCGAGACGCCGGCCTATGCCGGCATCACGCTGCAGGACGTCTATGGCGCGCGCACCCTGCGCGGCATGGCGGCGCTGCTCGACGGGCGCGGCATCGCGGAGGTCCAGGACCTCTCCTTCACGCCACCGCCGTTCCTGCGCCGTTTCCTCTGCGGCCTCGCCCAGGCCGTGGTGCTGCCGATCATCATCGGCCTGTCGACCGCGCAATGGCTCGGCATCTTCGTCACCTACATGATCATGTCGGGCGAGGATTTGTCGCTGACCGGCCAGGTTTTCGCGCTGCTCGGCGTCTATGTCGCGATCACCATCGTGACCGGGCTGATCGCGATCGCGCTGAAATGGATCGTCCTCGGCCGGACCAAGCCGGGCGTCTATCCGCTTTGGGGCGTCTATTATTTCCGCTGGTGGTTCGCGGCGCGCGTCGCCGGACTCGTGCACATCAAATGGCTCCAGGGCACGCCGGTGATGCGGTTCTACTGGCGCCTGCTTGGCGCCAAGGTCGGCCGCGACGTCATCATCTCGGATTACGAGGCCGGCGCGATCGACCTGATCGAGATCGGCGAAGGCACAGCACTCGGCTCCAAGACCACCTTCGCCAATGGCGAGGCGATAGGCGACAAGCTGATCCTCGGCAAGATCAGCATCGGCAAGGACGTCTCGGCTGGCGCCTCCGTCGTGTTCGGACATGGCAGCGTCATCGGCGACCATGCCGAGATCTGCGATTTGAGCGCGATCCCGCCCGGGACCCATGTCGGCGAGGCCGAGATCTGGGACGGCACGCCCGCGCGCAAGACCGGCATGGTCGATCTCGCCTCGCTGCCGCCGCAGGCGCAGGCCAGCACTCGCCGGCGCGCCGCGATGACGGCCTTCTACATCGCCATGCTGATCGTGCTGCCGCCGGTCAGCCTGCTGCCGATCTTCCCGGCCTTCTGGCTGTTCGACCAGATCGACGACTGGGTCGCGAGCTGGTCGGAGATCAGCTATCTCTGGTACCTGCCGATCCTGACCTGGCCGACGGCGATCGGTTTGATCGCCTTCACGGTCTTGCTGATGGCGGGGCTGCGCTGGGTCATCCTGCCGCGCGTGACCTCGGGCTCGTACTCGATCCATTCGGGCTTCTACGCCCGCAAATGGACCGTGGCGCTGGCGACCGAGGTGACGCTGGAGACGCTGTCCTCGCTGTTTGCGACGATCTATATGCGGGCCTGGTACCGCATCATGGGTGCGCGCATCGGCCAGGGTGCCGAAATCTCGACCAACCTCTCGGGTCGCTACGATCTCACCGGCATCGGCGCCGGCAATTTCATCGCCGACGAGGTCGTCTTCGGCGACGAGGACATGCGGCGCGGCTATATGCGGCTCGACATGACCCGGACGGGCGATCAGGTCTTCGTCGGCAACGACGCCGTCGTGCCGCCGGGCGCCGTCATTCCCGACCGCGTGCTGATCGGCATCAAGTCGAAGCCGCCCGCCAACGAGTTGATGCAAGCAGGCGACACCTGGTTCGGCTCGCCGCCGATCCGCCTGCCGACGCGCCAGAAGGTCGATCTCGGCGCCGACTGGACCTATAAGCCGTCATTGCGCAAGCAGTTCGCGCGCGGCGCCTTCGAGGCGCTCCACACCTCGTTCCCGGCGATGCTGTTCATCACCTTCGGTACGATCGCGGTCGATCTCGTGCTGCAGCGTGAGATCAACCATCAGGACTGGCTCGGCCTTGCGGTCTCCTTCACCGCTGTCGCCATGGTCATCGCGATCACGCAGGCGCTGATCTGCGCCGCGATCAAATGGCTGATGATGGGCGTCTACAGGCCGGTGATGAAGCCGATGTGGTCGTGGTGGGCGATGCGCACCGAGGCCGTGGCGGTGCTGTATTGGGGGTTGGGCGGCAAGGTGCTGTTCGACTATCTGCGCGGCACGCCGTTCCTGCCCTGGTTCCTGATGCTGTTCGGCGCCAAGTTCGGCAAGGGCTGCTGGCTCGACACCACCGACATCACCGAGTTCGACTGCGTCAAGATGGGTGATTTCTGCACCATCAACGCCCATTCCGCCCTGCAGACGCATCTCTACGAGGATCGCGTCATGAAGGTCGGCCGGGTCCATCTCGGCAAGGGCGTCTGCGTCGGCGCGGGCGCGACCGTGCTCTACGACACCCATGTCGGCGACTACGCCCAGATCGGCCTGCTGACCGTGATCATGAAGGGCGAGAACCTGCCGGCGCATACGCGCTGGGAGGGGGCGCCTGCAGTGCCGGCGAAGGCACCGGCGGGGCATTGA
- a CDS encoding histidine phosphatase family protein, which translates to MVPITLPQRLILIRHGETEWNREGRLQGAQDIPLNALGRTQAAEAAERLKALAPDFAAFDYVASPMERARETMDILRGQLQLEPGAYRIDGRLRELTFGDWEGFTWREIRKSEREQAQMRERDKWGFVPPGGESYRMLAERIRPVLEELQRETVIVSHGGIARAVLALVGAVSSQKAALVDIWQGKILVVSGNQADWL; encoded by the coding sequence ATGGTCCCGATCACGCTCCCGCAACGGCTCATTCTCATTCGCCACGGCGAAACCGAGTGGAATCGCGAAGGCCGCCTGCAGGGCGCCCAGGACATCCCGCTCAACGCTCTGGGGCGGACGCAGGCCGCAGAAGCGGCCGAGCGGCTGAAGGCCCTGGCACCGGATTTCGCGGCGTTCGACTATGTTGCCTCGCCGATGGAGCGTGCGCGCGAGACCATGGACATCCTGCGCGGCCAGTTGCAGCTGGAGCCTGGGGCCTACCGTATCGACGGACGCTTGCGCGAGCTGACCTTCGGCGATTGGGAAGGCTTCACCTGGCGCGAGATCCGCAAGAGCGAGCGCGAACAGGCGCAGATGCGCGAGCGCGACAAATGGGGCTTCGTCCCGCCAGGCGGCGAGAGCTACCGGATGCTCGCCGAGCGCATCAGGCCCGTGCTGGAGGAGCTGCAGCGCGAGACGGTTATCGTCAGCCATGGCGGCATCGCGCGCGCCGTCCTGGCGCTGGTTGGGGCGGTGTCTTCGCAGAAAGCCGCGCTCGTCGATATCTGGCAGGGCAAGATCCTTGTCGTGTCGGGCAATCAGGCCGACTGGCTCTAA
- the folP gene encoding dihydropteroate synthase, producing MSLALILPDGHSLALDARPLIMGVVNITPDSFSDGGLLANAEEAIAHGLTLAMEGAAIIDVGGESTRPGHAAIDAATEIARVRPVVAGLANALSLPVSIDTWKAEVAEAALSAGAAIVNDVWGAQREPAIAEVAARYGAPMVLMHNRDTVDPDIDIFDDVLRFLERSIAIATSAGVPHSQIVVDPGIGFGKAPAQNLALIRDLGRLKELGCPILLGASRKSMIGQITGQKIAAERVAGSISSHLYGVSQGAAIIRAHDVRAHNEALQVWAAIANSASLNSAKGAP from the coding sequence ATGTCCCTGGCTCTCATCTTGCCCGATGGCCATAGCCTCGCCCTCGATGCGAGGCCGCTGATCATGGGCGTCGTCAACATCACGCCCGATTCCTTCTCCGATGGCGGCCTGCTCGCCAATGCGGAGGAGGCGATCGCCCATGGCCTCACTTTGGCGATGGAGGGGGCTGCCATCATCGATGTCGGCGGGGAATCGACCCGGCCGGGCCATGCCGCCATCGACGCCGCGACCGAGATCGCGCGGGTGCGGCCCGTGGTCGCGGGTCTCGCCAACGCGCTTTCGCTACCGGTCTCGATCGACACCTGGAAGGCCGAAGTCGCCGAGGCCGCGCTGAGCGCGGGTGCTGCCATCGTCAACGATGTCTGGGGCGCTCAGCGCGAGCCCGCCATCGCCGAGGTCGCGGCGCGCTACGGCGCGCCCATGGTCCTGATGCACAACCGCGACACGGTCGATCCCGACATCGACATCTTCGACGACGTGCTGCGCTTCCTGGAGCGCTCCATCGCCATCGCCACCTCGGCGGGAGTGCCGCACAGCCAGATCGTCGTCGATCCCGGCATCGGCTTCGGCAAGGCCCCAGCGCAGAACCTCGCCTTGATCCGCGATCTCGGCCGCCTGAAGGAACTGGGCTGCCCGATCCTGCTCGGGGCCTCGCGTAAATCGATGATCGGCCAGATCACCGGCCAGAAGATCGCCGCCGAGCGCGTCGCCGGCAGCATCAGCAGCCATCTCTATGGCGTCTCGCAGGGCGCGGCCATCATCCGCGCCCATGACGTGCGCGCCCATAACGAGGCGCTCCAAGTCTGGGCCGCCATCGCCAATTCCGCCAGCCTGAACTCCGCAAAGGGCGCCCCGTGA
- the folB gene encoding dihydroneopterin aldolase, with protein MSETGSILIEKLDIYAYHGFFSEEERLGQRFTLDLLLETDLRSSAISDSLADTVNYGKVVGVVTEAFTAKRFNLLEAAARAVAMAVLDGFPPVSRVEVTLRKPAPPIHATLASVGIKLSYQRGD; from the coding sequence GTGAGCGAAACCGGCAGCATTCTGATCGAGAAGCTCGATATCTACGCCTATCACGGCTTCTTCTCGGAGGAAGAGCGGCTCGGGCAGCGCTTCACGCTCGACCTCCTGCTGGAGACCGATCTGCGCTCCTCGGCGATCAGCGACAGCCTCGCCGACACGGTGAATTACGGCAAGGTCGTCGGTGTGGTGACGGAAGCCTTCACCGCCAAGCGCTTCAACCTCCTGGAAGCAGCGGCGCGCGCCGTGGCGATGGCAGTGCTCGACGGCTTTCCCCCGGTGAGCCGCGTCGAGGTCACCCTGCGCAAGCCCGCCCCGCCGATCCATGCCACGCTCGCCAGCGTCGGCATCAAGCTGAGCTACCAGCGTGGCGATTGA
- the folK gene encoding 2-amino-4-hydroxy-6-hydroxymethyldihydropteridine diphosphokinase, with product MAIEAALGLGGNLGDPVAAFAAALEALEHQPTIRLMRLSSVWRTAPWGKLDQPEFLNMAVLIETDLPADELLALCLSVERENGRERSERWGPRTLDIDILSYGDVEIDQPGLQVPHPRLAERAFALAPLAEIAPMLAIGGQTAAELRDRLADPTVRRDAEATERLRSALD from the coding sequence GTGGCGATTGAGGCCGCACTCGGGCTCGGCGGCAATCTCGGCGACCCGGTCGCAGCCTTCGCGGCGGCGCTGGAGGCACTGGAACACCAACCGACGATCAGGCTGATGCGCCTGTCCTCGGTCTGGCGCACCGCGCCTTGGGGCAAGCTCGACCAGCCCGAATTCCTCAACATGGCGGTGCTGATCGAGACGGATCTCCCGGCGGATGAACTGCTGGCGCTGTGCCTGTCCGTAGAGCGCGAGAACGGCCGCGAGCGCAGCGAGCGCTGGGGACCGCGCACGCTCGACATCGACATTCTGAGCTATGGCGATGTCGAGATCGACCAGCCCGGCCTGCAGGTGCCGCATCCGCGCCTGGCCGAGCGCGCCTTCGCCCTGGCGCCGCTGGCGGAGATCGCGCCCATGCTGGCAATCGGCGGCCAGACCGCGGCCGAGCTCCGCGACAGGCTCGCCGACCCCACCGTCCGGCGGGACGCGGAAGCGACCGAGCGCTTGCGCAGCGCGCTGGACTAG
- the fabI gene encoding enoyl-ACP reductase FabI has protein sequence MPDAITAALPTANLLKGKRGLVMGVANNRSIAWGIAKAAADAGAELAFTYQGDALKKRVEPLAKELGGHVVGHCDVTDSASIDAVFAEIEKLWGKLDFVVHCIAFSDKDELTGRYVETSEANFTKSLLISCYSFTAVTQRAEKLMSDGGAMLTLTYYGAEKWMPHYNVMGVAKAALEASVQYLAADLGPSKIRVNAISAGPIKTLAASGIGDFRYILRWNEYNSPLRRTVTIEEVGETAVFLVSDMSRGITGEILHVDAGYHVVGMKVPTAPDISLERSE, from the coding sequence ATGCCTGACGCCATCACCGCCGCCCTTCCGACCGCCAATCTGCTCAAGGGCAAGCGCGGCCTCGTGATGGGTGTCGCCAACAACCGTTCGATCGCCTGGGGCATTGCCAAGGCCGCCGCCGACGCCGGCGCGGAACTCGCCTTCACCTATCAGGGCGATGCGCTGAAGAAGCGCGTCGAGCCTCTGGCGAAAGAGCTCGGCGGCCATGTCGTCGGCCATTGCGACGTCACCGATTCGGCCTCGATCGATGCCGTCTTCGCCGAGATCGAGAAGCTCTGGGGCAAGCTCGATTTCGTCGTCCACTGCATCGCCTTTTCCGACAAGGACGAATTGACCGGCCGCTATGTCGAGACCAGCGAGGCGAACTTCACCAAGTCGCTGCTGATCTCCTGCTACTCCTTCACCGCTGTGACACAGCGCGCGGAGAAGCTGATGAGCGATGGCGGCGCCATGCTGACGCTGACCTATTACGGCGCCGAGAAGTGGATGCCGCATTATAACGTCATGGGCGTCGCCAAGGCCGCGCTCGAGGCGAGCGTGCAATATCTCGCCGCCGATCTCGGCCCCTCGAAGATCCGCGTCAACGCGATCTCGGCTGGACCGATCAAGACGCTGGCGGCGTCGGGCATCGGCGATTTCCGCTACATCCTGCGCTGGAACGAATATAACTCGCCGCTGCGCCGCACCGTGACGATCGAGGAGGTCGGCGAGACCGCCGTCTTCCTGGTCTCCGACATGTCGCGCGGCATCACCGGCGAGATCCTGCATGTCGATGCGGGCTATCACGTCGTCGGCATGAAGGTGCCGACCGCGCCTGATATCTCGCTCGAACGCAGCGAGTGA
- a CDS encoding DnaJ C-terminal domain-containing protein — translation MRDPYQVLGVARSAKEDEIKKAYRKRAKDLHPDRNRDDPKAQDRFAELNGAYEILGDEAKRKQFDRGEIDADGKPKFAGFEGMGAGRGGRAGGFEFNFGQGGGQPFGRGGHDAGFDPADIFGSLFGDAARRGARAKPEAQKPPEQSFTLEVTLAQAVAGASRRVRLPGGREVEVTIPEGVADGKVMRLRGLGQVDPHSGEAGDVMMTIKIKPDPRFTVEGNDLRTRVPVALAKAVLGGPLHVPTLTGAVEMTIPPLTGTARQFRLRGKGLKGEKGAVGDLFVAIDIEMPASDDELTALMKARTT, via the coding sequence ATGCGCGATCCGTATCAGGTTCTGGGCGTCGCCCGGTCGGCCAAAGAGGACGAGATCAAGAAGGCTTACCGGAAGCGGGCCAAGGATCTGCATCCCGATCGCAACCGGGACGATCCCAAGGCGCAGGACCGCTTCGCCGAGCTCAACGGCGCCTATGAGATCCTCGGCGACGAGGCCAAGCGCAAGCAGTTCGACCGCGGCGAGATCGATGCCGATGGCAAGCCCAAATTCGCTGGCTTCGAGGGAATGGGCGCCGGGCGCGGCGGCCGCGCCGGGGGCTTCGAATTCAATTTCGGCCAGGGCGGAGGCCAGCCCTTCGGCCGCGGCGGGCATGATGCCGGCTTCGATCCGGCCGATATCTTTGGCTCGCTCTTCGGCGATGCGGCGCGGCGTGGCGCCCGGGCCAAGCCGGAGGCGCAGAAGCCGCCGGAGCAGAGTTTTACGCTGGAGGTGACGCTGGCGCAGGCGGTTGCGGGCGCGTCGCGTCGCGTCCGGCTGCCGGGCGGGCGCGAGGTCGAGGTCACGATCCCCGAGGGCGTCGCCGACGGCAAGGTCATGCGGCTGCGCGGTCTCGGCCAGGTCGACCCGCATTCGGGCGAGGCCGGCGACGTGATGATGACGATCAAGATCAAGCCCGATCCACGCTTCACGGTCGAGGGTAATGATCTGCGTACCCGCGTGCCGGTGGCGCTGGCCAAGGCGGTGCTTGGCGGCCCGCTGCATGTGCCGACGCTGACGGGCGCGGTCGAGATGACGATTCCACCCCTGACCGGGACGGCCCGGCAATTCCGCCTGCGCGGCAAGGGGCTGAAGGGGGAGAAGGGCGCGGTCGGCGACCTCTTCGTCGCCATCGACATCGAGATGCCCGCGAGCGATGACGAGCTGACCGCCCTGATGAAGGCGCGCACGACGTAA
- a CDS encoding RT0821/Lpp0805 family surface protein has product MRSVMVGGAIGLALFSGGCSVSFPILGLSSKSEDEVATTSSIPPIQSPAKGGALASLASDLGPEDMRRADGAMAVALDPQGNGAAVSWDNPQSGIKGSFIPVGSPFLRSDEICRAFIASVQMQAKPAKLQGTACRPSGGDWAVKDVQPWKGLT; this is encoded by the coding sequence ATGCGTTCGGTCATGGTCGGCGGGGCAATCGGGCTGGCCTTGTTCAGCGGCGGCTGCTCGGTCTCGTTCCCGATCCTGGGATTGTCCTCCAAGAGCGAGGACGAGGTCGCCACGACATCCTCGATCCCGCCGATACAGAGCCCCGCCAAGGGCGGAGCGCTCGCCTCGCTCGCCTCCGATCTGGGACCTGAGGACATGCGCCGGGCCGATGGCGCGATGGCGGTGGCGCTCGACCCGCAAGGCAATGGCGCGGCGGTGTCCTGGGACAATCCCCAGAGTGGCATCAAGGGCTCCTTTATCCCCGTCGGTAGCCCGTTCCTGCGTTCCGACGAGATTTGCCGCGCCTTCATCGCCAGCGTCCAGATGCAGGCCAAGCCGGCCAAGCTGCAAGGCACGGCCTGTCGTCCCTCGGGCGGCGACTGGGCGGTCAAGGACGTCCAGCCCTGGAAAGGCCTGACCTGA
- the pdxH gene encoding pyridoxamine 5'-phosphate oxidase codes for MERLTTGDFTQADEPFALFHDWLQEATKSEPNDPTGMALSTVDADGMPNSRMVLLKGYDADGFVFYTNTESQKGQELLGQGKAAALFHWKSLRRQVRIRGPVSLVTEAEADAYFQSRPRDSRIGAWASQQSRPLESRFALEKAVASYAAKFGLGTIPRPPHWTGFRIEPVYIEFWRDGAFRLHDRVVFRRPSAAEPWSRTRLYP; via the coding sequence GTGGAACGGTTAACGACCGGTGACTTTACCCAGGCGGATGAGCCATTCGCTCTGTTCCATGACTGGCTGCAGGAGGCGACGAAGTCCGAACCGAACGATCCCACCGGCATGGCGCTGTCGACGGTCGACGCCGACGGCATGCCCAATAGCCGCATGGTGCTGCTGAAGGGCTATGATGCGGACGGCTTCGTCTTCTACACCAACACCGAAAGCCAGAAGGGGCAGGAGCTGCTCGGCCAGGGCAAGGCGGCGGCGCTCTTCCACTGGAAGAGCCTGCGCCGGCAGGTCCGGATTCGCGGCCCGGTTTCGCTGGTGACGGAGGCCGAGGCCGACGCCTATTTCCAGTCGCGCCCGCGCGACAGCCGCATCGGCGCCTGGGCCTCGCAGCAGTCCCGCCCCCTGGAAAGCCGCTTTGCGCTGGAGAAGGCGGTCGCGAGCTATGCTGCGAAATTCGGCCTGGGCACGATCCCGCGGCCGCCGCATTGGACCGGCTTCCGGATCGAGCCCGTCTATATCGAGTTCTGGCGCGACGGCGCATTCCGTCTGCATGATCGCGTCGTGTTCCGCCGCCCCTCGGCAGCCGAGCCCTGGTCGCGCACGCGCCTCTACCCCTGA
- a CDS encoding SDR family NAD(P)-dependent oxidoreductase: MLLTGASRGIGHATVMQFAMAGWRILSCSRQAFSDKCPWPSGAADHVQIDLGDPEDTMRGIAEIKKRLAAEGGKLNALVNNAGISPKGPQGGRLGAATTSFNDWHKVFQVNFFAPIMLARGLLDELTTAKGAIVNVTSIAGSRVHPFAGAAYATSKAALASLTREMAADFGPLGIRVNSISPGEIDTAILSPGTEKIVATLPLQRLGKTDEVAKAIYFLCTDSSSYVTGSELHINGGQHV; the protein is encoded by the coding sequence ATGCTGCTGACGGGCGCCAGCCGTGGCATCGGCCATGCGACCGTGATGCAGTTCGCCATGGCGGGCTGGCGCATCCTGTCCTGCTCGCGCCAGGCCTTTTCCGACAAATGCCCCTGGCCCTCGGGCGCCGCTGATCACGTCCAGATCGATCTCGGCGACCCCGAAGACACGATGCGCGGCATCGCCGAGATCAAGAAGCGCTTGGCCGCCGAGGGCGGCAAGCTCAACGCGCTGGTCAACAATGCCGGTATTTCGCCCAAGGGGCCGCAGGGCGGCCGGCTCGGCGCCGCGACGACCTCCTTCAACGACTGGCACAAGGTCTTCCAGGTCAATTTCTTCGCGCCGATCATGCTGGCACGCGGCCTGCTCGACGAATTGACGACGGCCAAGGGCGCGATCGTCAACGTGACCTCGATTGCCGGCTCACGCGTCCACCCCTTCGCGGGTGCGGCTTACGCCACCTCCAAGGCCGCGCTCGCCAGCCTGACCCGCGAGATGGCCGCCGATTTCGGGCCGCTCGGCATCCGCGTGAACTCGATCTCACCGGGTGAAATCGACACCGCCATCCTTTCGCCCGGCACGGAGAAGATCGTCGCGACCCTGCCGCTGCAGCGCCTCGGCAAGACCGACGAGGTCGCCAAGGCGATCTATTTCCTCTGCACCGACTCCTCGAGCTATGTCACGGGCTCCGAGCTCCACATCAATGGCGGGCAGCACGTGTGA
- a CDS encoding NUDIX hydrolase yields the protein MTGDSGQVIRFPAVGKAPARPVLAASVAVFRDGKVLLATRTKPPADQLWSLPGGKVEPGETLEEAALRELEEEVGVKARILGFNRHVEIFGRDAKGGVTHHFVVASFVGEWLSGEPTTGPEAGAVMWADPLRLGGLPTTRELGDVLRRAQALLHDTLRRDAGHGP from the coding sequence GTGACGGGCGATAGTGGCCAGGTCATCCGGTTTCCTGCAGTCGGCAAGGCGCCGGCAAGGCCGGTTCTGGCGGCCTCCGTCGCCGTATTCCGCGACGGCAAGGTCCTGCTGGCGACACGGACCAAGCCGCCGGCCGACCAGCTCTGGTCGCTGCCGGGCGGTAAGGTCGAGCCCGGCGAGACCTTGGAAGAAGCCGCCTTGCGCGAGCTCGAAGAGGAGGTCGGCGTCAAGGCGCGCATCCTCGGCTTCAACCGCCATGTCGAGATCTTCGGCCGCGACGCCAAGGGTGGCGTCACGCATCATTTCGTCGTCGCCTCCTTCGTCGGCGAGTGGCTCTCGGGCGAGCCGACGACCGGGCCGGAGGCCGGCGCCGTGATGTGGGCCGATCCGCTGCGCCTTGGCGGCTTGCCGACGACGCGCGAACTCGGCGACGTACTCAGGCGCGCCCAGGCCTTGCTGCACGATACCTTGCGGCGCGATGCCGGGCACGGCCCGTGA